In one window of Gossypium arboreum isolate Shixiya-1 chromosome 4, ASM2569848v2, whole genome shotgun sequence DNA:
- the LOC108470950 gene encoding protein VAPYRIN-like, whose protein sequence is MENLVEISEAEVRINFILNTKCRSNLVLRSLCPSSPVAFKVQTSSPHKFLVNPPSGLVPPSSHIALQIILKPQDHIPPTFPRSHSDRFLIRTAPFDLDSYGSNQSGSVSSWLSTRPTQDIKLKVAFVGPFLLQQAVSRGDFEAVKNIIKRQKSVLYDLSTKEAESLLRVATQLDNNSENMVNLLLEAGLRTGSREDQEEDANNSNVGFYQVDPRWESKGWNELHVAVALDRTADLETLLRKGRRETLAGRDKEGRTPLLLAATKGNIECAKMLLESGAEKNAKSNDGRTALHRAVANGNRRMIEMLIQLDADPRICDDRGHSALDNARDKGHDEMVEIMERGKEVLMAARYGDKRRLQALLQNGGSMNFQDQYGLTPLHVAAIKGHKDVVLVLVEMGLDLERQDNEGHTALHMAVEGGDVEVVEALIDNGANANAKTKTGISPLYMAKIMGYDHISQLLLNRGTCSSSSSG, encoded by the exons ATGGAAAATTTGGTTGAAATTTCAGAGGCAGAAGTACGCATAAACTTCATTCTCAACACCAAATGCCGTTCTAACCTTGTTTTAAGATCCCTTTGCCCTTCTTCCCCAGTTGCTTTCAAAGTCCAGACTTCTTCACCTCATAAATTCCTTGTTAATCCCCCCAGTGGACTCGTTCCTCCTTCTTCCCATATTGCCCTCCAAATCATCCTTAAACCCCAAGACCACATCCCCCCCACTTTTCCTCGCTCTCATTCCGATCGTTTCCTCATCAGAACTGCCCCTTTCGACCTCGACTCTTATGGCTCAAATCAGTCCGGCTCGGTCAGTTCTTGGCTATCAACTCGACCCACTCAGGACATCAAGCTCAAGGTCGCCTTTGTTGGGCCGTTTCTTCTCCAACAAGCTGTTAGCCGCGGGGACTTTGAGGCAGTGAAGAACATTATCAAGCGGCAGAAATCGGTTTTGTATGATTTATCTACGAAAGAAGCTGAGTCACTCCTCCGAGTCGCGACTCAGTTGGATAACAATTCGGAGAACATGGTGAATTTGCTGCTTGAAGCGGGTTTAAGGACAGGCTCGCGTGAGGATCAAGAAGAAGATGCAAATAACAGCAATGTGGGATTTTATCAGGTGGACCCACGGTGGGAATCTAAAGGATGGAATGAGTTACACGTGGCAGTAGCACTCGATCGGACGGCTGACCTTGAGACGTTGTTAAGGAAGGGGAGACGGGAGACGTTGGCTGGGAGAGACAAAGAAGGCAGAACGCCATTGCTTTTGGCGGCGACTAAGGGAAATATCGAGTGTGCTAAGATGTTGTTAGAATCGGGTGCGGAGAAGAACGCAAAGAGCAATGATGGGAGGACTGCACTTCACAGAGCTGTAGCTAATGGGAACCGTAGGATGATTGAAATGTTGATACAATTGGATGCGGACCCCAGAATTTGCGACGATCGTGGCCATTCAGCTCTTGATAATGCTCGTGATAAGGGGCAT GATGAGATGGTGGAGATTATGGAACGTGGAAAGGAAGTGTTGATGGCGGCAAGATATGGAGACAAGAGGCGGCTGCAAGCCCTTTTACAAAATGGTGGTTCCATGAATTTCCAAGACCAATACGGCTTGACACCGCTGCATGTAGCGGCCATAAAAGGCCACAAGGATGTGGTGTTGGTGCTTGTAGAAATGGGATTGGACTTAGAACGCCAGGACAATGAGGGCCACACCGCTTTGCATATGGCCGTGGAAGGTGGGGATGTAGAGGTGGTTGAAGCATTGATTGATAATGGAGCCAATGCAAATGCTAAGACCAAAACTGGGATCTCTCCTTTATACATGGCTAAAATTATGGGTTATGATCATATCTCACAGCTTCTTCTCAACAGAGGAACTTGCTCTTCTTCCTCTTCTGGTTAG
- the LOC108472615 gene encoding probable methyltransferase PMT23: MPISVLLSERKYSFLCLASVLLISFAFLLLTYTSCPFFFAFSLPSDIHVSVSSPPPPSRSSSLQFPTEPELETQPADHLDLNVSLNIRWRACRLGSVTVDYIPCLDNSKAIKQLKSKKHLEHRERHCPKPPPRCLVPLPKGYKVPVQWPQSRDMIWYSNVPHPKLVEYKKEQNWVRKSDDYFVFPGGGTQFKNGVTAYIDFITETVPAIKWGEHIRVVLDVGCGVASFGGYLLDRDVVTMSFAPKDEHEAQIQFALERGIPATLSVIGSKKLTFPDDAYDLIHCARCRVHWEEDGGKPLLELNRILRPGGFFVWSATPVYRNDERDRYVWKSMVALTQSICWKVVAKRDNFDSTEIGLVIYQKPSSYSCYAHDRTKRPPLCDQKTKKEVSWYKPLRHCTSRLPVDSNGNLLGWPSPWPHRLRNKPQSLPAEADAEAIFNEDTKHWAALVSDVYFDALAINWASLRNVMDMNAGYGGFAAALNELPLWVMNVVPIDAQDTLSIIFERGLIGIYHDWCESLSTYPRTYDLLHSSFLFKNRQERCNIIDVAVEMDRILRPGGYLLLQDTMETIQKLNPVLRSLQWSTRLYEGQFLVGKKGFWRPKY; the protein is encoded by the exons ATGCCGATATCCGTGCTGTTGAGTGAACGAAAATATTCATTCCTTTGCCTTGCATCAGTCCTCCTCATCTCCTTTGCATTCCTCCTTTTAACCTACACCTCTTGCCCTTTCTTTTTCGCTTTCTCTCTCCCCTCCGACATCCACGTTTCCGTATCTTCACCTCCCCCTCCTTCACGATCCTCATCCCTTCAATTCCCGACGGAACCGGAGCTCGAAACCCAGCCAGCTGACCACCTCGACTTAAACGTCAGTTTGAATATAAGGTGGAGAGCCTGTAGATTAGGATCCGTGACGGTGGATTATATTCCCTGTTTGGATAATTCCAAAGCGATTAAGCAATTGAAATCCAAGAAACACTTGGAACACAGGGAAAGGCATTGTCCGAAGCCGCCTCCAAGGTGTTTGGTGCCTTTGCCTAAAGGTTATAAGGTTCCAGTTCAATGGCCTCAGAGCAGGGACATG ATTTGGTATAGCAACGTTCCTCATCCTAAGCTTGTAGAATACAAGAAAGAACAGAATTGGGTGCGTAAATCCGATGATTATTTTGTTTTCCCTGGAGGTGGTACTCAATTTAAGAATGGGGTTACTGCCTATATTGATTTCATTACAGAG ACAGTACCGGCCATTAAATGGGGAGAGCACATTAGGGTTGTTTTAGATGTTGGGTGTGGCGTTGCTAGCTTTGGTGGTTATTTGCTGGACAGAGATGTGGTTACCATGTCATTTGCCCCCAAGGATGAACATGAAGCTCAGATACAGTTTGCTTTAGAGAGGGGAATTCCAGCTACACTTTCTGTCATCGGTTCAAAAAAGTTGACATTTCCAGACGATGCATATGACTTGATACATTGTGCACGATGCAGAGTTCATTGGGAAGAGGATG GTGGGAAACCATTATTGGAGCTGAACAGGATTCTGAGGCCTGGGGGATTCTTTGTATGGTCTGCTACACCAGTTTATCGAAACGATGAGAGAGATCGTTATGTTTGGAAGT CTATGGTGGCTTTGACACAATCAATCTGCTGGAAGGTTGTGGCTAAACGTGACAATTTTGATTCAACTGAAATTGGGCTTGTAATATATCAAAAGCCTTCCTCATATTCCTGTTATGCACACGACAGAACAAAACGTCCACCATTATGTGATCAGAAAACTAAGAAGGAAGTCTCATG GTACAAGCCTCTTAGGCATTGTACTTCCAGACTTCCAGTTGATAGCAACGGTAATTTGCTTGGCTGGCCCTCACCATGGCCCCACAGGCTTAGGAATAAGCCTCAAAGCCTTCCAGCTGAAGCAGATGCCGAAGCTATATTCAATGAGGACACCAAACATTGGGCTGCACTTGTATCTGATGTCTATTTTGATGCTCTAGCTATAAACTGGGCTAGTTTAAGAAATGTGATGGATATGAATGCTGGTTATGGAGG GTTTGCGGCGGCACTTAATGAGCTTCCTCTCTGGGTGATGAATGTTGTACCAATTGATGCACAAGATACCTTGTCCATTATTTTCGAAAGGGGCTTGATCGGAATCTATCATGACTGGTGCGAGTCATTGAGTACGTACCCTCGAACATATGATCTGCTGCATTCCAGTTTTCTCTTCAAAAACCGTCAAGAGAG ATGTAACATTATAGATGTAGCTGTGGAAATGGATCGCATACTGAGACCTGGTGGATATCTGTTACTTCAAGACACCATGGAAACCATTCAGAAGCTGAATCCAGTACTGCGATCACTACAGTGGTCGACACGCCTTTATGAAGGCCAATTTCTTGTTGGGAAGAAGGGGTTTTGGCGTCCCAAATACTAA